In a genomic window of Chrysemys picta bellii isolate R12L10 chromosome 23, ASM1138683v2, whole genome shotgun sequence:
- the EDN2 gene encoding endothelin-2 has protein sequence MVTRPAGFWSLAITLCILLGEGMGRPPLESHLAATSSRHPRTKRCSCNSWQDKECIYFCHLDIIWVNTPGQTAPYGLGSPPRRRKRSLNRCECSHSKDSICATFCQAKPWYLGNLKLPPSRGV, from the exons ATGGTAACCCGCCCCGCAGGCTTCTGGTCTCTCGCCATCACCCTTTGCATCCTGCTGGGAGAAG GTATGGGCCGTCCTCCCCTTGAGTCCCACCTAGCTGCAACCAGCAGCAGGCACCCCAGGACAAAGAGATGTTCCTGCAACAGCTGGCAGGACAAGGAGTGCATTTACTTCTGTCACCTGGATATTATCTGGGTCAACACCCCAGG ACAAACTGCTCCCTATGGCTTGGGAAGCCCGCCAAGGCGTCGCAAGAGATCGCTGAACAGGTGTGAGTGCTCGCACTCCAAGGACAGCATCTGTGCTACCTTCTGCCAGGCAAAGCCTTG GTATCTTGGGAACCTCAAGCTCCCACCGAGCCGTGGCGTATAG